AACGGGTTGGCGGGCTAGCCCACTTAGAAAATgtagtgaaataaaaaaagaaatgtaATGAGAAATTTTAAGCAATCTTTCACTTTTTATATGTTGACACATGAAAAAAGTAGAATTATACTTATTCTTTATCTTTAAATGTTGTGAGTTCAACTAGAAAGTCTCACCAATagcaataacaaaaaaatatttatcatgtGTGGTTATTAAAAGTTGTAAAACTGTAACCTCACTAGCAACAAGAGTTTACTTTAGCCAATAATAGTCAATcaacaattataaaatataatgtcGAGTAGTCATGAAAGTTTTAGACAAAACATAACCTACGAATAAGAGCAGCAACTTATATAGGTGAATCCATTAAAGGgagttttcaaaataattttttttttagtttaggtCTGTCGTATTATATGCGCACCTTAAAATAATCTACTGaaagaataaaaatagaaaaaaattttaaaaaatttcaaaaaaaaaagtgaaaaatgggttggcgggctaacccaacccaacccgtcatTAACCCGCCAAaatacgggttgggttgggttgacccacttttaaatttgggttcaaaatcccaacccaacccgtcaaAAAAGGTGGGCCAAACGGGCTGGCCCAGCGGGCCAAGCCCATTTTGCCACCCCTACTCCAGACGTCCAGCCCTGGGCGTGAGGGCgtgtgttagagtctcacattgactagagatatagtCAATCAAATGCTTATAAAGGGTAGGGCAACCGTCAACtcttaagctagcttttgggttgagttaggtctccctaaatctaatacttaaattaaaaaatctaaTTTATACGGTTGTAAATCAAAATctattaaattatataatattatcatTTCACCATATATTTTGGTGGTATATGCGAGGTATTTTCTAATATTTCTTTTAGTATGCTCACTTGAATGAACTTTCTTAAATACTTAACTGGTTTTGATAAATTCATATCAACTTTATCAACCTAAAAGAAATAATTAACTTCGTATATTTCAAGTCACACTTACAAAGTACTGTTATCATCAAGATGGAAGGAAATTTAACAATTGAAATAATACACCATGagggaaaaaaatataaacaaacaaacaaatgaaGGATATATTTTATTCACCAAAGTAATTTAGATCCTTGTTGGGAGTCCTTGAATATTCTCGTGTGGGAACATATATTCATAATTATTCTTCAATCAGAGGGCTTGTTCTCCTCATGCTTGTGAATTAGGTGATGATCATGGTGATgttcaggatcagaagaagcaGTTGCCACCTCAACTGTACTAGAAGTGTTGCCAGCTTGTTCTGCTTCAGTaattggtgatgatgatgatgtcttGGCATCATGTAAGCCATGGCCATGGCCAACTACTTCCTCATTCTTCCTGATTTCTTCATCAACGTGCACATCATCTTCAACTGTTATCACTACAGTTTTCTGTCCGAAAGGACCAGGCAAAATGGTTTCCTTGACGGTTTTGTGCTCATCGAAATGAATCACCTCGGTTTCttgtgtcttcttcttcttatgcGTCCTCTTCTGGAAGCAGCAGAAAAGCGCGAAGGCGAGCATCGAAAGCAAGGCGAGGCCGCCTACTGAGACCACCACGATCACTATGATTGTGTGGTGGTTTGGAGAGGGTGAGGGTGGGagtgggggtgggggtggaCGCACGTGCGGAGGAGGAGTGATAGGGTGATGTGGTGATGGCGGGGGGCGCAcgtgtggtggtggaggagtgaATGGATGAGAcgacggcggtggtggtgatgatggtggtggtgaagggtGTCCTCGTGGAGGAGGAGCAAATGAGTGAGAGGGGGGTGGTGGAGATTTGAAGTAATGGGAGGGTGTTGGTGGAGGGTTAAAGGGGTGGGAAGGTGGTGTTGGAGGGTTGTAAGGGTGGGAAGGTGGAGGAGGGAAGTGTGGGAAGTAGAAGTTGGGTTGAGTTGAGGCCATCTTGCTCTTGCTCCTGCTCTTATCTTGTTCTTGGTGTTGCGTTAATATCAATAGATGTTGTTAATTGTTGATGAATAATGTTGAGGATGGTGTGTCCTTTTGTAGTGTGGATTTATGAGAAGTATGAAGGGTGGAAAAATATTGTGCAATTGTTTTAGTTAGTAACTTGACGCTCATGCGAAGTTTTTGAGGGGTTGTTTGCAGTGGAAAACACTTCTCATTGGACTTCCTTAGCTTATTTTGCTTGTATTGCTTATACTTGTTTTCAGATGTATGCCCCTTATTCTGCTTGCATTGCTTGTTGATCTGTTCTTTTGTTTGTAAAAATGGGGATCTGTGCTGTGTGACATTGGAAAATTTTGCTCATCTTGGCAAATGTATGATACGTTTGATTTTGATCGAACATTGTGGTTGTTTGTTCATATTTACACTTTACATCAATAAATGAGGGTGGCACATCTCATGAAAATGATTGCTATTTTTTACAAATCCCCATTTCTAATAATTAAATAGTGGTGAAATGGACTCGATTACCAGGAGTCGGCAATCTCTGCATTTCCTGACGTCAAGGATTCTCAGACGTCCGATCAAGATTCAATGACTTCAAATTTAAAGAGTTAGCTATAACTTAAAATAATGTGATTAAATTAGAACCGTGCGGTTTGATCCATGAGCTATAAAGACATGATTTACTGAATACAGCAAAAAGGAATCCGATAGACATGATTTACTGAATACAGCAAAAAGGAATCCGATTTCAAAGTGACACTCATACAtccatttttttctcttcatctcttactTTCTATCACATCACGTCACATTATTTATCTCACTTtaactttttttctcttttccttcACATTTGGATTATACTCGTGCCTAGTCTCAACCaaacattttcttatttttactGCAACATGAGTTTTATTCTAACAGACCAAAAAGGCTAGAGTAAATGATTAATGTTTTGTTCATACTCCATTATAAGTGAGAAGAAGTGGAAAGATGAGAGatataggaagaaaagagagaaaaaataagagaTGTCATTGatgattta
This is a stretch of genomic DNA from Lotus japonicus ecotype B-129 chromosome 1, LjGifu_v1.2. It encodes these proteins:
- the LOC130734421 gene encoding protein TRACHEARY ELEMENT DIFFERENTIATION-RELATED 7A-like — its product is MASTQPNFYFPHFPPPPSHPYNPPTPPSHPFNPPPTPSHYFKSPPPPSHSFAPPPRGHPSPPPSSPPPPSSHPFTPPPPHVRPPPSPHHPITPPPHVRPPPPPLPPSPSPNHHTIIVIVVVSVGGLALLSMLAFALFCCFQKRTHKKKKTQETEVIHFDEHKTVKETILPGPFGQKTVVITVEDDVHVDEEIRKNEEVVGHGHGLHDAKTSSSSPITEAEQAGNTSSTVEVATASSDPEHHHDHHLIHKHEENKPSD